One window of Serinus canaria isolate serCan28SL12 chromosome 3, serCan2020, whole genome shotgun sequence genomic DNA carries:
- the GPATCH11 gene encoding G patch domain-containing protein 11 isoform X2 gives MEGDEEEDYMSDLFLKQDVRPGLPMVRRAKEAIQKEEKQKEANEKNRQKSIKEEEKERRDLVLKSALGNENKGFALLQKMGYKSGQALGKSGEGIVEPIPLNIKTGRSGLGHEELKKRKAEEKLENYRQKLQMKKQANEQAADEFRIRFKTKQEERKMEGDLRKSQRACQQLDTQKTLKIYPQTALETVLQIMTKASLKEEVLDKYVKFIVSFKKLGAMPYSRIHTKVCRRV, from the exons ATGGAAGGAGATGAAGAGGAAGACTATATGTCTGATTTATTTCTTAA ACAGGATGTCAGGCCAGGCTTGCCCATGGTGAGGCGGGCGAAGGAAGCtattcagaaagaagaaaagcaaaaagaagccAATGAGAAGAACAGACAAAAAAGcataaaagaagaagaaaaagagagacgTGACTTGGTACTGAAAAGTGCATTGGGCAACGAGAACAAGGGCTTTGCTTTGCTCCAGAAGATGGGCTACAAGAGTGGCCAGGCCCTTGGCAAAAGTG gAGAAGGCATTGTTGAACCTATTCCTCTGAACATAAAAACAG GCAGAAGTGGGCTTGGTCATGAGGAATTAAAAAAGcgaaaagctgaagaaaaactggaaaactaTAGACAAAAActccaaatgaaaaaacaagcaaatgaaCAAGCTGCAGATGAGTTCAG AATAAgattcaaaaccaaacaagaagaACGTAAGATGGAAGGGGACCTGCGAAAAAGCCAGAGGGCCTGCCAACAATTAGATACGCAAAAA ACTCTGAAGATTTATCCTCAAACTGCCCTGGAGACAGTGCTGCAGATCATGACTAAAGCCAGTCTAAAGGAAGAAGTCCTAGATAAGTATGTAAAATTCATAGTATCTTTTAAAAAGCTTGGAGCTATGCCATACTCAAGAATTCATACCAAAGTATGCAGAAGAGTTTAA
- the GPATCH11 gene encoding G patch domain-containing protein 11 isoform X1 — protein MEGDEEEDYMSDLFLKQDVRPGLPMVRRAKEAIQKEEKQKEANEKNRQKSIKEEEKERRDLVLKSALGNENKGFALLQKMGYKSGQALGKSGEGIVEPIPLNIKTGRSGLGHEELKKRKAEEKLENYRQKLQMKKQANEQAADEFRIRFKTKQEERKMEGDLRKSQRACQQLDTQKDIDVPKETWFWIEPEEEDKKDEENKEDECTSSDLSVSEKLHILTAYLREEHFYCIWCGTTYEDSEDLSSNCPGDSAADHD, from the exons ATGGAAGGAGATGAAGAGGAAGACTATATGTCTGATTTATTTCTTAA ACAGGATGTCAGGCCAGGCTTGCCCATGGTGAGGCGGGCGAAGGAAGCtattcagaaagaagaaaagcaaaaagaagccAATGAGAAGAACAGACAAAAAAGcataaaagaagaagaaaaagagagacgTGACTTGGTACTGAAAAGTGCATTGGGCAACGAGAACAAGGGCTTTGCTTTGCTCCAGAAGATGGGCTACAAGAGTGGCCAGGCCCTTGGCAAAAGTG gAGAAGGCATTGTTGAACCTATTCCTCTGAACATAAAAACAG GCAGAAGTGGGCTTGGTCATGAGGAATTAAAAAAGcgaaaagctgaagaaaaactggaaaactaTAGACAAAAActccaaatgaaaaaacaagcaaatgaaCAAGCTGCAGATGAGTTCAG AATAAgattcaaaaccaaacaagaagaACGTAAGATGGAAGGGGACCTGCGAAAAAGCCAGAGGGCCTGCCAACAATTAGATACGCAAAAA GATATTGATGTTCCCAAGGAAACTTGGTTTTGGATAGAACCTGAAGAGGAAGACAAAAAGGatgaggaaaacaaggaagatgAATGCACAAGCTCAGACTTAAGT GTATCAGAAAAGCTGCACATCCTGACAGCCTATTTGAGAGAGGAGCACTTCTATTGCATTTGGTGTGGAACAACCTATGAAG ACTCTGAAGATTTATCCTCAAACTGCCCTGGAGACAGTGCTGCAGATCATGACTAA